One part of the Osmerus mordax isolate fOsmMor3 chromosome 18, fOsmMor3.pri, whole genome shotgun sequence genome encodes these proteins:
- the scxa gene encoding basic helix-loop-helix transcription factor scleraxis has translation MSFAMVRPAAGSLLYSELSLPSSGESSEGEGCIGMHGAAYHLRKPVREAPPPDPQAPPPKNTANARERDRTNSVNTAFSALRMLIPTEPRNRKLSKIETLRLASSYISHLGNVLLLGEGPAEGQPCHGGSPAPHYHHYASPSRNRDNENAQPKQICTFCLSNQRRGNKDRNTALRS, from the exons ATGTCATTTGCAATGGTGCGCCCTGCGGCCGGAAGCCTGCTGTACTCTGAGCTGTCACTGCCATCGTCAGGGGAGAGtagcgagggggaggggtgcatcGGCATGCACGGCGCCGCCTACCACCTCCGCAAGCCTGTccgggaggccccgcccccggaccctcaggccccgccccccaagAACACGGCTAACGCGCGGGAGCGCGACCGCACCAACAGCGTGAACACGGCGTTCTCTGCCCTCCGCATGCTCATCCCCACAGAGCCCCGAAACAGGAAGCTCTCCAAGATCGAGACGCTGCGATTGGCCTCCAGCTACATCAGTCACCTTGGCAACGTGCTGCTACTGGGGGAGGGGCCTGCAGAAGGACAGCCCTGCCACGGaggaagccccgccccccatTACCATCACTACGCCTCCCCCAGCCGTAACCGTGACAACGAGAACGCCCAGCCCAAACAGATCTGCACCTTCTGTCTCAGCaaccagaggagaggg AACAAAGACAGAAACACTGCTCTGAGGAGTTAA
- the bop1 gene encoding ribosome biogenesis protein bop1, which translates to MPTLKLEYNTDCTNMSKAKEKSVKKRSAEEEDDKLPLFSVDLTLEKEEEDASDSEESVFSGLEDSGSDSDDDEDEGLVEDLAVIDGPLGISSGAETPEKEDVQDDGSLLKKTKKKVKKVRGESGEEERGMEERGLSTMLRDEYEQDTSDEEDIRNTVGNVPMEWYQDYPHIGYDLDGRKIYKPIRNKDELDEFLDKMDNPDYWRTVHDKMTGSDVKLSDEQIELVQRLQKGHFGDVNFNEYEPSVDFFSGEVMIHPVTNRPQDKRSFIPSLIEKEKVSKLVHAIKMGWIKPRQPKVTTPVYYDLWATTDPNAILGRHKMHVPAPKLRLPGHEESYNPPPEYLLSEEERLAWEQQDPEDRKLELLPQKYSCLRAVPSFPRFIQQRFERCLDLYLCPRQRKMRVSVNPEDLIPKLPKPKDLQPFPTTQSLVYRGHTSLVRSISVSPSGQWLVSGSDDGSLRFWEVATARCMKTLEVGGAVKSVAWNPNPALCLVAVCFECSVLVVSPGLADRLVVSSSEQLLSSYEAPEEEKEQAVVWSSSQGPDYEKGIRLTLTHPKAVRQVTWHAKGDYLASVMPDNSSNLQVLIHQISKRRTQNPFRKSKGLVQCVSFHPLRPYFFVATQRYVRVYNLIKQELTKKLMTNCKWISSMAIHPGGDNLVCGSYDSRLAWFDLDLSTKPYKILRHHKKALRGVAYHNHYPLFASGSDDGSVIVCHGMVYNDLLQNPLIVPVKVLKGHTLTHDLGVLDVTFHPTQPWVFSSGADATIRLFT; encoded by the exons ATGCCGACACTGAAGCTAGAGTACAACACAGACTGTACTAACATGAGCAAGGCTAAAGAAAAGAGTGTGAAGAAAAGGAGCGCAGAAGAAGAGGATGACAAG cttccCTTGTTCAGCGTAGACCTGaccctggagaaggaggaagaggatgcttCTGACAGCGAAGAGAGCGTGTTCTCCGGGCTGGAGGACTCAGGGAGCGACAGTGATGATGACGAGGATGAGGGTTTGGTTGAAGACCTGGCTGTCATCGATGGACCCCTGGGGATCAGCAGTGGAGCCGAGACACCAGAAAAGGAAGATGTTCAG GATGACGGTTCTTTATTGAAGAAGACGAAAAAGAAGGTGAAGAAAGTACGTGGGgagagtggagaagaggagagagggatggaagagagaggactGAGTACCATGCTGAGGGACGAGTACGAACAGGACACCTCGGATGAGGAG GACATAAGAAACACAGTGGGGAACGTTCCTATGGAGTGGTACCAGGACTATCCTCACATTGGCTATGACCTGGACGGCAGGAAGATCTATAAGCCCATTAGAAACAAGGACGAACTGGATGAGTTCCTGGACAAGATGGACAACCCTGACTACTG GCGAACGGTGCATGACAagatgacaggaagtgatgtcaagcTGTCGGACGAGCAGATAGAGCTGGTGCAGCGGCTGCAGAAAGGCCACTTCGGAGACGTCAACTTCAACGAGTATGAG cCGTCTGTGGACTTCTTCTCTGGTGAGGTGATGATCCACCCGGTCACAAACAGGCCTCAGGACAAGCGCAGCTTCATCCCCTCCCTCATTGAGAAAGAGAAG gtgtCTAAGCTGGTGCACGCTATAAAGATGGGCTGGATCAAGCCCCGCCAGCCCAAGGTCACGACCCCGGTGTACTACGACCTCTGGGCCACCACTGACCCCAACGCCATCCTGGGGAGGCACAAGATGCATGTCCCCGCCCCCAAGCTGCGCCTGCCTGGTCACGAGGAGTCCTACAATCCCCCTCCTGAGTACCTGCTGTCAGAGGAGGAG CGTCTTGCCTGGGAGCAGCAGGACCCAGAGGACAGGAAGTTGGAGCTCCTGCCCCAGAAGTATTCCTGCCTGCGTGCTGTGCCTTCCTTCCCTCGCTTCATCCAGCAGCGCTTCGAACGCTGCCTCGACCTCTACCTCTGCCCCCGCCAGCGCAAAatgagg gtgAGCGTCAATCCCGAGGACCTGATTCCCAAGCTCCCCAAACCCAAAGACCTGCAGCCCTTCCCCACCACACAGTCCCTG GTGTATCGAGGTCACACCAGTCTGGTGCGTTCCATAAGTGTGTCTCCTTCTGGACAGTGGCTGGTCTCTG GCTCGGACGACGGCTCGCTGCGTTTCTGGGAGGTTGCCACGGCGCGCTGCATGAAGACTCTGGAGGTGGGCGGAGCTGTGAAGAGCGTGGCCTGGAACCCTAACCCCGCACTCTGTCTGGTGGCCGTCTGCTT TGAGTGCTCTGTGCTCGTGGTGAGCCCTGGCCTGGCTGACCGGCTGGTGGTGTCGTCCAGCGAGCAGCTGCTGTCCTCCTACGAGgctccagaggaggagaaggagcaggccgTGGTCTGGAGCTCCTCCCAGGGACCCGATTACGAGAAAGGCATCCGACTCACCCTCACTCACCCTAAG gcGGTGCGTCAGGTGACCTGGCACGCTAAGGGGGACTATCTGGCCAGCGTGATGCCGGACAACAGCAGCAACCTGCAGGTGCTCATCCACCAGATCAGCAAGCGCCGCACGCAGAACCCCTTCCGCAAGAGCAAGGGCCTGGTGCAGTGCGTATCCTTCCACCCACTCAGGCCGTACTTCTTCGTGGCAACACAGCGATACGTCCGTGTCTACAACCTCATCAAGCAGGAGCTCACCAAGAAGCTGATGACCAACTGCAAGTGGATCTCCAGCATGGCCATCCACCCCGGAG GAGACAACCTGGTCTGTGGTAGCTATGACAGCAGATTGGCTTGGTTTGACCTGGACCTCTCCACCAAGCCCTACAAGATCCTACG GCACCACAAGAAGGCCCTCAGGGGCGTGGCCTACCACAACCACTATCCTCTCTTCGCCTCGGGATCGGACGATGGCAGCGTCATCGTCTGCCACGGCATGGTGTACAA TGACCTGCTCCAGAACCCCCTCATCGTCCCAGTCAAGGTTCTGAAGGGTCACACCCTGACCCATGACCTTGGGGTCCTGGATGTGACCTTTCACCCCACCCAGCCCTGGGTCTTCTCCTCTGGAGCTGATGCCACCATCCGCCTCTTCACCTAG
- the LOC136962465 gene encoding testis-specific serine/threonine-protein kinase 5-like, which translates to MECRENGYLLSAKRIGSGAFSKVYLGYATPNKICQNYRLANDLRSKNHNMVAIKIISINDAPPEYSNKFLHREIYALNATYRHPGVIQLYDVFRSPLRFYLVLELALRGDLLEHINSVSRSKGSPGLSEDEARRVFKQIVNAVMHCHNSHIVHRDLKCENILLDEQGFVKLTDFGFANHSSDRRALMNTFCGSVAYTAPEILLSRKYNGEQADLWSLGVILFAMVTGKLPYQEKHPKKLQQQDLTFQTAVSSGVQDLIRKLLKWQPSCRLPLSQVNTHHWLLPPTNLLHKLRPTKSDITSRSHECPVRSGASARQHKDDEELPGMALSRGGVKGHSCHSGHVPPPSPTRRHPSLRNGPLRAPPPPSSPDGGRVEPSHPKPPHVTTCRLLLRPTQPLSVSPTRLFVSRHPRPPSQPRPFHNLPNFRKPGSAKEARSRGLAGKMDDGYAKNCLRTPSTG; encoded by the exons ATGGAGTGCAGGGAGAATGGCTACCTGCTGTCGGCTAAGAGGATTGGCTCTGGAGCCTTCTCCAAGGTCTACCTTGGATATGCCACTCCCAACAAGATCTGCCAGAACTACAGGCTGGCCAACGACCTGCGCAGCAAGAACCACAACATG gTGGCCATCAAGATCATCTCCATAAACGATGCTCCTCCAGAATATTCCAATAAGTTCCTCCATAGAGAAATCTACGCCCTGAATGCCACATACAGACACCCTGGAGTG ATCCAGCTGTATGACGTGTTCCGCTCCCCGCTGCGGTTCTACCTGGTTCTGGAGCTGGCGCTGCGAGGAGATCTGCTGGAACACATCAACTCCGTGTCCCGCAGCAAGGGCAGCCCGGGCCTCAGCGAGGATGAGGCGCGCAGGGTCTTCAAACAGATCGTCAACGCTGTCATGCACTGCCACAACAGCCACATAGTACACAG AGACTTGAAGTGTGAGAACATTCTATTGGACGAGCAGGGCTTCGTCAAACTGACAG ACTTTGGCTTTGCCAACCACTCTAGTGACAGGAGAGCCCTGATGAACACGTTCTGTGGCTCTGTGGCCTATACCGCTCCAGAGATCCTGCTCTCACGCAAGTACAACGGAGAACAGGCTGACCTCTGGAGTCT GGGGGTGATCCTGTTCGCCATGGTAACTGGGAAGCTTCCGTACCAGGAGAAACACCCCAAGAAACTACAGCAGCAGGACCTCACCTTCCAGACCGCTGTCTCCTCAG gtgtacaGGACCTGATCCGGAAGCTGCTGAAGTGGCAGCCCTCCTGCCGCCTGCCTCTCAGCcaggtgaacacacaccactggctcctcccccccaccaaccTGCTGCACAAGCTCCGCCCCACCAAGAGTGACATCACCAGCCGGAGCCACGAGTGCCCCGTTAGGTCCGGCGCCTCGGCCAGGCAGCACAAAGATGACGAGGAGCTCCCAG GTATGGCGCTGTCGCGTgggggggtgaaaggtcatTCATGCCACTCAGGACACGTTCCCCCGCCGTCACCCACCCGCCGCCACCCCAGCCTACGAAACGGCCCGCTCcgagcccccccgccccccagcagcCCTGACGGTGGGCGGGTGGAGCCCTCCCACCCCAAGCCCCCCCACGTGACCACCTGTCGTCTGTTGCTGCGCCCCACTCAGCCCCTTTCCGTGTCCCCCACGCGCCTGTTCGTGTCCCGCCaccctcgccccccctcccagccccgccccttccACAACCTGCCCAACTTCCGGAAGCCGGGCTCCGCCAAGGAGGCGAGGTCTAGAGGCCTGGCCGGCAAGATGGACGACGGCTACGCCAAGAACTGTCTCAGGACGCCATCCACtggctga